The DNA sequence AGCGTTACAGCGACGAACCCGAGACGTACCCGCCCACCTTCCTGACCGAGGCCAACGGGTCCGCCAGCTTCACCCCGCCGCCGCCCCTGCGGCGCTGCCAGCGTGTGCACGGCTTCTGCCCGGCGTGCGCCCGCTGCACGCTGCCCTTCTACCTGCACCACCCGGAGCGGCTCTGCAACGGAGGGCGAGGAGGCGGCGGCTACCGTAGCGTGCACCAGGACCTGGAGATGCCCGCCGCCGACCTGGCCGGGTTCTACCGCAAGTTGGACCTCATCCGCTCAATGGCCATGCGAGAGGGGGTAACCCGTAGTGTCAGCACCGACGTTTAGGGGGCGCCAAACGCGACAACTGAGGGCTTTTTTATGAGGGCCCGGCGGGGGCATCATTCAGGATTACTTCTCACATTTACCTGAAACGCTCTCATACGTAACACCGAAATGCTTTCTCTCTCACGCGCTTGAATTTGTTTTGCTCTCATTCACATTACTCAAAAACTCTCGcacagattttctttttcactcaCACAAATGTGAAATGCTGTCACACCCATCATGAAGAAATCAGTTTCAGTAGTGTGAGTTAAAGCATTTCATTTCCGAAGTGCGTGTGAAAACATTATAGTGGCGTATATGAGAGAGTGTTTCGCAATGTAGGAAGTAATTCAAAATGTTGTCCTTGACGGCCCCTCATTCTTTTCCACGCCGTCATGCTGGATGTTTTAGTTGACTGCCATCTGGCTTGGGACAAACTCTCAATTCATTAAAACTTTATTGACAGCTTGTTACAAGGAGTCAAGCTCACATTTTAACCCTCCtcttatgttcttttttttaagcaacaatGTTCTCGGGTCAAATATGGCCCGCTGTATGTTTTGTGGTTAGAAATAAGTTCAATTACAAACACTTTTGGGGAATAATAGTGAAAAGAAATAAAGCAAAAGAAGTAAAATGTcagctgattaaaaaataaaaatcttaaaaatgtcatgtgaGAACGTGAGTGAATGAgagatggtggacccaaatgcggttAAACTGGAATCGAGTGATTTGTGGTCATTTTATTAAACATAGGGAGGAAGGTGAGCAGACAAATCGGGACGGGACGGGGCgggagtggactggtcgccatgactggaacgagcgtgacgtgacaggacctgatttgcttTGACTTGGCTGCGGCTTCTTGcttgtgacgaggacgacttgcttagctgtgacgaggactaacaaacaaaaacccaacccccacagaaccaaaacatgacaaaaaagagGGCATTCCTTTCATCTAATAAATGATGGAAATTCAATGTTTGCAGTTACTTAGAATGAAACTAAGAAGAGCGGCAGAACAAGttgaatcttctttttttttttaacgggtCAATATGACCCGCAatataacaggagggttaaaacAATCTCTCACAttcattttgttcttttgcaAAGGCCCAAACTTGACCAATGAGAATATTGACTATATTATTAAGTGTGCGCTTATCGGAAACACTATATGAAtattctatattatttattttagcgtAGCATCGTGTGTATTGTACGTGTAAATGTACTCTGACGTTACACAACTTTGATGAAATGATTGATCAACTCcaacattttacacatttttgacactttttttcattgcaAGAGCACAAAAATGCTAACGTGTACACATCGGTTGCAATCAAATGAAGTTGAGGCATCAATacaaaattgcattttatatCCAAAGACAATgaaataaacatgaaataagCCCCCCTACCCCAAAACATTCATGGATTgatgttttaataaatattttatgataCCTAATGCTCCTGGCAATTTTACCTCCAATGTTGCACGGCCGCTGTCACCCGCACTGTAACACACTGTGTCGCCTAAAATGTTACTTACGGTGAAGCATATTGTAGCTCAGACATTGTGCACGTAGCAATACCGCAACACACTCACCTATATTGTCAGACAGCCGCACTGTAATCTGGTGTAACACACCAACACTGCAACACAATGTAACACACTGTCGCGTACACTGTTACACATTGTAACACACTCAGTTGCACTGTAAGACATCATCACCAAAACTGTAACACTGTGTAACACTGACATTAACATGGCGTAATACACTGCACTCGCTTATATTGTAAGAATCTAACACTGTATCAACGATGTAACTTATTAACTTAAACACTGTAGCACATTGTAGCATCGCCGTTGTAACATGTTGTAACAAACTGCCACGGACTCTGTAACACAATCATTATATTGCGAGACACTGTCACCTACACTGTAACACGCTGACTTATATCGGAGGATACCGTCACCCACACTGTAACACGGTGTAACACAATGTCACATGCACTGTAACACACTGTAACAGACTCAAGTCGCTGTCACCCACACTGTAACATGGTGTAAAACAATGTCACATGCACTGTAACACATTGTAACTTCGCCGTTGTAACAAACTGCCACGGACACTGTAACACAATCATTATATTGCAAGACACTGTCACCTACACTGTAACACGCTGACTTATATCGGCGGATACCGTCACCCACACTGTAACAGGGTGTAACACAATGCCACGTGCACTGTAACACGTTGTAACAGAGTCAAGACACTGTCACCTACACTGTAACACGCTGACTTATATCGGCGGATACCGTCACCCACACTGTAACACGGTGTAACACAATGTCACATGCACTGTAACACATTGTAACATCGCCGTTGTAACAAACTGCCACGAACACTGTAACACAATCATTATATTGCAAGACACTGTCACCTACACTGTAACACGCTGACTTATATCGGCGGACACCGTCACCCACACTGTAACAGGGTGTAACACAATGCCACGTGCACTGTAACACATTGTAACAGAGTCAAGATGCTGTCACCGAAAAGCAGTCACACAGTGTAACGTGCTGGCACAAACAAACTGTAACATACGCCATAAGTTACACGATAACACTCAAGTTAGTCCGAAATGATTGCCCATGCAGTAGTGCTATGATGTAACGTGCACAACAGTGTGTAACGTGCCTACAGTGGTCGAACAGGCACAAAGCGTATCCCCAACCCCCCCCAGTCTCGTTTCGTTCTTACAGCTGTAAGAGAAAGGGAGTGTGAAAATGAAAAGTCAAGCACAAAGAGAGAGAAGtgtacattttgttgtgtttattatCAACAATGTCCGTCCGTGCGTCCTGGCGCGTCATACAAAGAGGTATCCGTTAGATTTATATCAAAGACAGGAAGTGAAACACGTCTGAATACATTTCAAGTGTCATCTCGGCTCCTCTGTCCGCCGCCATCTtctctttttcttgtttttcttttgttttcccaACGGAGAAACGTCGGGCGGTCGCGctaacgtgaaaaaaaaaataaaaaaaattttttggaaTGTGCGATGACTAATAAATACGCCGGCGTGCACATTTCACTCGCTGTCACCGTTAAATAATACTTAATAACTGAGTGGAAGATTGTTTTGTTCAGAGATGCACGGAGATGTTCACTTTCAGGCCGCAGGAGgagcttcatcttcatcttcatcttcatcttcgcCATCATCGTTCTGGTTCAAGTTTAAAGGTAAGGTTTGAAGACACACGTgtgggcgagagagagagagagag is a window from the Vanacampus margaritifer isolate UIUO_Vmar chromosome 3, RoL_Vmar_1.0, whole genome shotgun sequence genome containing:
- the fam163b gene encoding protein FAM163B — encoded protein: MSAGTVVIAGGILAAVILLTIVAVLCLCRLQYYCCKKGESAKGEEEEPELSTMSPSHPLALSAPPTPPTPERYSDEPETYPPTFLTEANGSASFTPPPPLRRCQRVHGFCPACARCTLPFYLHHPERLCNGGRGGGGYRSVHQDLEMPAADLAGFYRKLDLIRSMAMREGVTRSVSTDV